In a single window of the Candidatus Binatia bacterium genome:
- the ftcD gene encoding glutamate formimidoyltransferase, producing MALFEIVPNLSEGRDAATIELACEAAGRSGARVLDSSADAIHHRSVLTVVGDAAQVLDAAIAVAGVAAERIDLRKHRGVHPRIGALDVLPFVPLAGATLGDAAELAHRAGVEIWRRYGVPSFYFGAAALRPERAALPEIRRHGEWLPDEGGARHLSAGAVAIGARGLLIAFNVELAGSDLAAAREIARAVRERDGGLRSLRALALPRGDDRVQVSLNVTDYAATPLYRVVELIRRLAEERGLEVLRCELVGCLPWAAVQASAEYYLGVSKL from the coding sequence GTGGCGCTCTTCGAGATCGTGCCGAATCTCTCCGAAGGCCGCGATGCGGCGACGATCGAGTTGGCCTGCGAAGCGGCCGGCCGGAGCGGCGCGCGCGTGCTCGACAGCAGCGCAGACGCGATTCACCACCGCAGCGTCTTGACGGTCGTCGGCGATGCGGCGCAGGTGCTCGACGCCGCGATCGCCGTGGCCGGCGTCGCGGCCGAGCGCATCGATCTGCGCAAGCATCGAGGCGTCCACCCGAGAATCGGCGCGCTCGACGTGCTGCCCTTCGTGCCTCTCGCCGGTGCGACGCTGGGCGACGCGGCGGAGCTCGCACATCGCGCCGGCGTCGAGATCTGGCGGCGGTACGGCGTTCCTTCATTCTACTTCGGCGCCGCGGCGTTGCGCCCGGAACGCGCCGCGCTTCCGGAGATACGCCGGCACGGCGAGTGGCTTCCCGACGAAGGCGGCGCACGTCATCTGAGTGCCGGCGCCGTCGCGATCGGCGCGCGCGGGCTGCTGATCGCCTTCAACGTCGAGCTGGCCGGGAGCGATCTCGCGGCCGCCCGGGAGATCGCGCGCGCGGTGCGCGAACGCGACGGTGGCTTGCGCTCGCTTCGCGCGCTCGCGCTGCCGCGAGGAGACGACCGCGTGCAGGTCTCGCTCAACGTTACGGACTATGCTGCAACGCCGCTCTATCGCGTCGTCGAGCTGATTCGCCGGCTCGCCGAGGAACGCGGCCTCGAGGTCCTGCGATGCGAGCTCGTTGGCTGTCTTCCTTGGGCTGCGGTGCAAGCCTCGGCCGAATATTACTTAGGAGTTAGCAAACTGTGA
- the radA gene encoding DNA repair protein RadA, with product MAKARPVYFCSACGFESPRWIGRCPQCDAWNSFDERPFNAGARTRAAREAEPIALRDVADATIARLRLEMPEFDAVLGGGIVPGSLTLVGGPPGAGKSTLLLQIAARLSSHGEVVYVCGEESAAQVKLRAERTLPDAAAHERLLIYPETNLRAVLDALERRHPIAIIVDSIQTVRLPESEAYAGSVTQVRDCTQALMEFVKRTACAGFIVGHVTKDGAIAGPRLLEHLVDTVLYFEGEGSGEHRILRAYKNRFGSIDEICVFSMHDAGLSEVANPSELFLGARTGRPSGSCVVASIVGSRPVLLEVQALVGETSYGTPRRLANNLDQQRLAMILAVLERHAGFALGAHDVYASVAGGLRVVEPAADLGIALAVASSFRNAPIAASTAAFGEVGLSGEVRAVNAPERRAAEARKLGYTHVISPPQASDVAHAIRLALG from the coding sequence GTGGCAAAGGCGCGACCGGTGTATTTTTGCTCCGCGTGCGGATTCGAATCGCCGCGCTGGATCGGCCGATGCCCGCAGTGCGACGCTTGGAATTCGTTCGACGAGCGGCCGTTCAATGCCGGCGCGCGGACGCGCGCGGCGCGCGAAGCCGAGCCGATCGCCTTGCGCGACGTCGCCGATGCGACGATCGCGCGCCTGCGGCTGGAGATGCCTGAGTTCGACGCCGTGCTCGGCGGGGGAATCGTCCCGGGAAGTCTGACGCTCGTCGGCGGGCCGCCCGGTGCCGGGAAATCGACGCTGCTCTTGCAGATCGCCGCGCGGCTCTCGTCTCACGGCGAGGTGGTCTACGTCTGCGGAGAAGAGTCGGCCGCCCAAGTGAAGCTGCGGGCCGAGCGGACTCTCCCGGACGCCGCCGCGCACGAACGCCTCTTGATCTACCCCGAGACGAACCTGCGCGCGGTTCTCGACGCGCTCGAGCGTCGCCACCCCATCGCCATCATCGTCGACTCGATCCAAACCGTGCGCCTCCCCGAGTCGGAAGCATACGCGGGAAGCGTGACGCAGGTGCGCGACTGCACGCAGGCGCTCATGGAGTTCGTGAAGCGCACGGCCTGCGCGGGCTTTATCGTCGGCCACGTGACGAAGGACGGCGCGATCGCCGGCCCGCGTCTGCTCGAGCACCTCGTCGACACCGTGCTCTATTTCGAAGGAGAGGGCAGCGGCGAGCACCGCATCCTGCGCGCCTACAAGAACCGTTTTGGATCGATCGACGAGATTTGCGTCTTCTCGATGCACGATGCGGGCTTGAGCGAGGTCGCCAATCCATCCGAGCTCTTTCTCGGCGCGCGGACCGGACGGCCCAGCGGATCCTGCGTCGTTGCGTCGATCGTCGGCTCGCGGCCGGTGCTGCTCGAAGTGCAGGCGCTCGTCGGCGAGACGAGCTACGGCACGCCGCGCCGCCTCGCCAACAACCTCGATCAGCAACGCCTCGCGATGATCCTTGCGGTGCTGGAACGACACGCCGGCTTTGCGCTCGGCGCTCACGACGTGTACGCCTCGGTCGCCGGCGGCTTACGCGTCGTCGAGCCGGCAGCCGACCTCGGCATCGCGCTCGCGGTTGCATCGTCGTTCCGCAACGCGCCGATCGCGGCCTCGACGGCCGCGTTCGGCGAGGTCGGCCTGTCCGGCGAGGTGCGCGCGGTCAACGCGCCCGAGCGGCGCGCGGCAGAGGCGCGCAAACTCGGCTACACCCACGTCATCTCCCCACCGCAAGCGAGCGATGTCGCGCACGCGATTCGTCTCGCACTTGGTTAA
- the cmk gene encoding (d)CMP kinase, translated as MQIAIDGPAASGKTTVARATARRLGVLYLDTGAMYRAVAALALRTGTDVDNGAALARLAESEAIDVSLDESGPLGFRVFAGGHELDEATLQSNEVTAIVSTVAAHAGVRAAMVRAQRAIAMQGPVVMAGRDIGTVVLPEAPVKIFLTASVAARVARRRMQLAQAGVSVDARLLAEEIEERDRLDRTRAISPLVPAPDAHVIDSSDVDADRVVDEICEIVARVR; from the coding sequence ATGCAGATTGCGATCGACGGGCCGGCCGCGTCGGGAAAGACGACGGTCGCGCGCGCGACGGCGCGTCGTCTGGGCGTCCTCTACCTCGATACGGGGGCGATGTATCGCGCCGTCGCGGCGCTCGCGCTGCGCACCGGAACCGACGTCGACAATGGCGCCGCCCTGGCGCGCCTCGCGGAGAGCGAGGCGATCGACGTCTCGCTCGACGAGTCGGGGCCGCTCGGCTTCCGCGTCTTCGCGGGAGGGCACGAGCTGGACGAAGCGACGCTCCAGAGCAACGAGGTGACGGCGATCGTCTCGACCGTCGCCGCGCACGCCGGCGTCCGCGCGGCGATGGTCCGCGCGCAGCGCGCGATCGCGATGCAGGGGCCGGTCGTCATGGCCGGCCGCGACATCGGCACGGTCGTCTTGCCCGAGGCGCCGGTAAAGATCTTTCTGACCGCGTCGGTTGCGGCTCGCGTCGCGCGCCGCCGCATGCAACTGGCGCAAGCCGGCGTGAGCGTTGACGCGCGCCTACTCGCCGAAGAGATCGAAGAACGCGACCGGCTCGACCGGACGCGTGCGATCTCGCCGCTCGTTCCGGCGCCGGACGCGCACGTCATCGACTCCAGCGACGTTGACGCGGATCGCGTCGTGGACGAGATCTGCGAGATCGTCGCCCGCGTTCGATGA
- a CDS encoding lysophospholipid acyltransferase family protein — translation MNAGFYDFSKFFVRLAARVLWRARVFGSENVPAHGPLIVACNHVSYLDPPLMGCLCPRRISYMAKKELFEIPLLGPLITSLGAYAVDRGGSATAAIKRSLKVLEAGGAVGIFPEGTRNPHGTIEPQTGVALLASLAGAPVVPACVYGTDRAATLGRIYVAFGEPLALDPGRKATRDDLAKFTGEIMNAIELLAENIGGDT, via the coding sequence ATGAACGCCGGGTTCTACGACTTCTCGAAATTTTTCGTGCGCCTCGCGGCGCGCGTGCTCTGGCGCGCGCGGGTCTTCGGCAGCGAGAACGTGCCGGCGCACGGCCCGCTGATCGTCGCATGCAACCACGTCTCGTACTTGGATCCGCCGCTGATGGGGTGCTTGTGTCCCCGGCGCATCAGCTACATGGCAAAGAAGGAGTTGTTCGAGATACCGCTGCTCGGGCCGCTGATCACGTCGCTCGGTGCCTACGCGGTCGACCGAGGCGGCAGCGCGACCGCCGCGATCAAGCGCTCGCTGAAGGTGTTGGAGGCGGGCGGCGCGGTCGGCATCTTCCCCGAGGGAACGCGCAACCCGCACGGCACGATCGAGCCGCAAACCGGCGTCGCCCTGCTGGCTTCGCTCGCGGGGGCGCCGGTCGTGCCGGCGTGCGTCTACGGCACGGATCGGGCCGCGACCCTGGGCCGGATCTACGTGGCATTCGGAGAGCCGCTGGCCCTCGACCCCGGGCGGAAAGCAACGCGCGACGACTTGGCGAAGTTCACCGGCGAGATCATGAACGCGATCGAATTGCTGGCGGAGAACATCGGTGGAGATACGTAA
- the ispH gene encoding 4-hydroxy-3-methylbut-2-enyl diphosphate reductase has translation MEIRKASVQGFCFGVAITVKKAEEAIASRGDVTTLGHVVHNPQMVESLASRGLKNAQGVDEVDAGALFVRAHGLPVDVFEKAKEKNLEIIDATCPMVTKIHVQAERLKADGYKIVVIGDPNHPEVKGTLSHVPGAWCIQSSADVERLPRSSRVGVVVQSTWSGEGFTEIVRALSAKYYEVRAVNTICTDTHNRQNEALRLAQDVEVMVVVGGKTSANTKHLADLSESHGARAYHVEGPDELEAAWFDGISVAGLMSGASTPGWLVDEVEARMEELAASA, from the coding sequence GTGGAGATACGTAAGGCCTCGGTCCAAGGCTTCTGCTTTGGGGTTGCGATCACCGTGAAAAAGGCGGAGGAGGCCATCGCCTCTCGTGGCGACGTGACGACGCTCGGGCACGTCGTGCACAATCCGCAGATGGTGGAGTCGCTCGCGTCCCGCGGTTTGAAGAACGCCCAGGGCGTCGACGAGGTGGACGCGGGGGCGCTCTTCGTGCGCGCCCACGGCCTGCCGGTGGACGTCTTCGAAAAGGCGAAGGAGAAGAACCTCGAGATCATCGACGCGACCTGCCCGATGGTGACGAAGATCCACGTGCAAGCCGAGAGGCTCAAGGCCGACGGCTATAAGATCGTCGTCATCGGCGATCCCAACCATCCCGAGGTCAAGGGCACCCTCAGCCACGTTCCTGGCGCGTGGTGCATTCAGAGCAGCGCCGACGTCGAGCGTCTGCCGCGTTCGAGCCGGGTCGGCGTCGTCGTCCAGTCGACGTGGTCGGGCGAGGGATTCACCGAGATCGTCCGCGCGCTCTCGGCGAAGTATTACGAGGTGCGAGCGGTCAACACAATCTGCACCGACACGCACAACCGTCAGAACGAGGCGCTGCGACTGGCGCAGGACGTCGAAGTGATGGTCGTCGTCGGCGGAAAGACGTCGGCGAACACGAAGCACCTCGCCGACCTCTCGGAGTCGCACGGCGCGCGCGCCTATCACGTCGAGGGACCCGACGAGCTCGAGGCGGCATGGTTCGACGGCATCTCCGTCGCCGGTCTGATGTCGGGCGCGTCGACGCCCGGGTGGCTCGTCGACGAGGTCGAAGCGCGGATGGAGGAGTTAGCCGCCTCTGCGTAA
- a CDS encoding polyprenyl synthetase family protein gives MLLRHFGYAPYGPSRRGKRLRPQMVMRVARSEGAPIENALDAAVAVEIFHNYSLVHDDIEDRDELRHGRPTLWSAYGVGRAIDAGDAMCALSFLSLEHAAAHLDARRVLQMLALLHEAHAVMCEGQSLDLYFESQRRVDLPGYYRMIECKTAQLFDASCSLGAHAAGCDESAIAGYGALGRAYGMAFQIRDDVAGIWGSVDETGKTVASDIARRKWTFPVVWAIGQSPSPARSAIADAYARNDALDAATVARIVDALDALGAREAAASAAAEHLAVLERHPNHELREYLGGTLGLTAA, from the coding sequence ATGCTTTTGCGTCACTTCGGCTACGCGCCCTACGGACCGTCGCGGCGCGGGAAGCGCTTGCGGCCCCAAATGGTGATGCGCGTCGCGCGGAGCGAGGGCGCGCCGATCGAGAACGCGCTCGATGCCGCCGTGGCGGTCGAGATCTTCCACAACTACTCGCTCGTTCACGACGACATCGAGGACCGCGACGAGTTGCGTCACGGCCGCCCGACGCTCTGGAGCGCCTACGGCGTCGGCCGCGCCATCGACGCGGGCGATGCGATGTGCGCGCTGAGCTTTCTCAGCCTCGAGCACGCCGCCGCGCATCTCGACGCGCGCCGCGTGCTGCAGATGCTCGCGCTCCTGCACGAAGCCCACGCGGTTATGTGTGAAGGACAGTCGCTCGACCTCTACTTCGAATCGCAGCGGCGGGTGGATCTGCCGGGCTACTACCGCATGATCGAGTGTAAGACGGCCCAGCTCTTCGACGCCTCGTGCAGCCTCGGCGCGCACGCGGCCGGTTGCGACGAGAGCGCGATCGCCGGGTACGGCGCCCTCGGCCGGGCGTACGGCATGGCCTTTCAAATTCGAGACGACGTCGCGGGGATCTGGGGAAGCGTCGACGAGACCGGCAAAACGGTCGCGAGCGACATCGCGCGGCGAAAATGGACCTTTCCCGTCGTCTGGGCGATCGGGCAGTCGCCGTCGCCGGCACGCAGCGCGATCGCCGATGCCTACGCGCGCAACGACGCGCTCGACGCGGCGACGGTCGCGCGCATCGTCGACGCGCTCGACGCGCTCGGAGCGCGTGAGGCCGCCGCATCGGCGGCCGCGGAGCATCTGGCGGTTTTGGAGCGCCACCCCAACCACGAGCTGCGCGAGTATCTCGGCGGTACCCTGGGCCTTACCGCGGCGTGA